Proteins encoded together in one Chloroflexota bacterium window:
- a CDS encoding TatD family deoxyribonuclease: MSEDMLIDCHVHLDSYSDSEVSEVLERGRNVGVAFVISAGTTIPSTERSIELSDKFPDFFSGVGIHPMDITEPFDDNTYARLRDLALQNEKVIVVSETGLDFMEDAPDRAIQYTAFREQIGLARELGYPIVFHSRESHDEVFRLLREERGYEVGGVMHYFQGDLNDAKRAIDLGFYISLARPLLRYTYLQEVAAAVPLDNIVLETDAAPQPFKAKRENWTEPRHTRIVAERLAELQGKTVEEIEAVTSRNIRKMLGDRWEVVQRHVAVDMQ; this comes from the coding sequence ATAAGTGAAGATATGCTCATCGACTGCCATGTTCACCTAGATTCGTACTCAGATAGCGAAGTGTCGGAAGTCTTGGAGCGCGGACGCAATGTAGGCGTGGCGTTCGTGATTTCCGCCGGCACGACCATCCCATCGACCGAGCGTTCCATTGAATTGTCGGACAAGTTCCCGGACTTCTTCTCTGGCGTCGGCATTCACCCGATGGACATCACGGAGCCGTTCGACGACAACACTTACGCCCGTCTGCGCGACCTCGCCTTGCAGAACGAGAAGGTTATCGTCGTCAGTGAGACCGGGCTGGACTTTATGGAAGACGCGCCGGACAGGGCGATACAATACACAGCATTCCGCGAGCAGATCGGGCTTGCCCGCGAACTCGGCTACCCCATAGTCTTTCACAGCCGCGAGTCGCACGACGAAGTGTTTCGCCTGCTGCGCGAAGAGCGCGGATACGAAGTCGGCGGCGTGATGCACTACTTCCAAGGCGATTTGAACGACGCCAAGCGTGCCATAGACTTGGGCTTCTACATATCACTGGCACGTCCTCTGCTGCGCTACACATACCTGCAGGAAGTCGCCGCAGCCGTGCCGCTAGACAACATCGTGCTTGAGACGGACGCCGCGCCGCAGCCGTTCAAGGCAAAGCGCGAGAATTGGACCGAGCCGCGACACACGCGCATCGTCGCCGAGCGCCTAGCCGAGTTGCAGGGCAAGACCGTCGAAGAAATCGAAGCGGTAACATCACGTAACATCCGCAAGATGCTTGGCGACCGCTGGGAAGTGGTACAGCGACATGTCGCGGTGGATATGCAGTGA